AAATATCTGCGCGAGATGATTGCCGCTATCGAGAACGCGCATCGGGATCGAGCGCACTACGTGGAACCGAAGGTTTCGATTGTCATCCCGTTTTACAACTGCGCGTACATCGCACAGGCGATTGAGAGTGCGCTCGCGCAGACGTATTCGAATCTGGAAGTGATTGTGGTCGACGACGGATCAACCGAACATGTGGAGAAAGTACATCCCTACTTCGATAAGATCCATTATTTACGCAAGGAAAACGGCGGCACCGCCAGTGCCTTGAACGCAGGGATTCACCACGCGACAGGGCGATACTTTTCGTGGCTCAGCGCGGATGATGAATTCCTGCCTGACAAGACGGCCAAGCAGGTTCAATGGATGCAGGAGAATCAGTTAACGATTAGCTACGGCGCGTTTTTTTATATGAACGAGCGAGGGGAGCTCATCAGTGGCAAGGTGGGAACCGCGTTCGCGAGCGATGTCGACTTCTATCGGACGATGAGCCAGTGGTGTCCTGTCAACGGTTGCACGGTGATGATTGACATGCGGGTGTTTGAGACGGTCGGCGTGTTTGATGAGACACTGCTGTATACTCATGATTACGACCTCTGGTTGCGGGCTTTGCAACACTACCCATTTCGCTATTTGGATGTTCCGCTGGTGCGTTATCGGGTGCATGGGGAAATGGGAACGAAGAAACACGAGCGGGCGATTGCCAAAGAGTTGTTGGTCGTCCAGCAAAAGTATAAATCGGTGATGAAACGGATGGTGGAAGGGGGACTGCAGCCGTGAAGTTTACGTTTCCGATTCTAACCTTGTGCATTGGCGGCGCCCAACGCATGCTCGCGGAAGTGACGAACGGTCTCGTCGCGCGCGGACATGATGTCACGATTTTGATGCCGCCACAGGGAGACGTGGATTATCCCGTACAAGCGCGCATCATTCGGACAAAAGAGCCTTATTTGCGCCCAGAGGATTATCCGGTGAGTGACGTGATTGTGTCGAACTATTACTTGACTGTATCGTCAGCTGCTCTGGCGAGCGCCAGTGGCAAGGGACTGCATGTGCGCTTTAGCCTTTGTTACGAGCCGACGTTCTTGCCGGATAACCACCTGACGTTTCCCACATATCAGTTTACAGACAAGGTGATTGTCCTGTCCGAGTGGCAGCGTCAAATCATCGCGTTAAACCACGGTATCTCCGGACGGATTGTACCGGTTGGCGTGAGTTCTACGTTTCGCAACTTGCATCGGCGCGAGCAAAACACCAACTTGCAGATAACGGCCATTGTCCGGCACGCCGAGGGGAACTGGTCGTGGCATCGTGATCAGCCATATCTCATCACAGAATTGGAACGCATTTGTGCGAGTCGACCAGGTGTCGTCGTCAACCTCATTTGTCCTGCCCGAGAACTCAGTATCTCACCGACGTTGCAGCGTTTGCGGGAAAGCGGCCGATTCGTCTTTCATTCCCCGGAGACCGACGAAGCGCTGCGCGACGTGTATAACATGACCGACATCTTCGTCAACTCCTCGACTTACGATTCCGCCTCCATTCCTGGGCTGGAAGCGATGAAGTGCGGCGCTGCGCTAGTGACCACCTATTCAGGTGGCAATGCGGATTATTGCCGGCACATGGATAACTGTTTGCTGTCGTATCGATACGAAAGTCGGCTCGCGCACGACGTCCTCCGGTTGATCGACGACGCTGCGCTGCGTCGCAGACTCGCCGAAAGTGGCGAGCGGGAGGCGGAAAAATGGACCTGGGCAAATAGTGTCGAGAAGTTTGATAGCGCAATTCGGGCATTTACAGGCCACTGAATCCATGTGACAAGCGCGAGAAGAGGGGGAATCGTCTATGTCGTGTGTCGTTTGGCTGACCGGCTTGTCCGGCTCAGGAAAGACAACCATTGCGTACGCTTTGCACGACGCATTGCACAAACGGGGCGTTGTATCGTTTGTCATTGATGGCGATAAGGTCCGCAAGGGACTCAATAGCGATCTCGGCTTTTCACCCGCCGACCGGCAAGAGAACGTGCGCCGCATAGGGGCGTTGGCGAAACTGTTGATGGACGATGGCGTGTTGCCTATCGTTGCATCCATTTCGCCGCAGCGTGAGGACAGGGATAGGGTGCGCAGGCAAATCGGAGAAGACAAGTTCATCGAAGTCTACGTCAACTGTCCGATTGAGGTGTGTGAGCAGCGGGATCCAAAAGGATTATATAAAAAGGTTCGCATGGGGGAGATTCAACAGTTTACTGGCATTCACCAAACATATGAAGCGCCGCTTCATCCGGATCTCGTCATCAAATCGGACCAGGTAAGCGTCGACGAGGCAGTGCAAAGTATTCTTCCACGTTTGTGCAACCAGTTGGCGTAGCAAGGGGGGGCTGGAGTACACGAGGCATTCTCACGTAGATAGGGGGACAACTAGATGACGTTGTTCTCAGAGATTGAACAGGCGTACGGTATGCAAATCGAAAGCTGGCAAGCCATCAAAGATGTTTATCGGGTTCGCACAAATGCGCACGGAATTTTATGTGTGAAACCGTACCGCATTCCTATGGAAGAAGTGTCGTTTATACTCGCCGTTCAGGAGCACGTGCGCAATCACAATTTTCAATTTGTTCCAGCGACATTTCGAACCGCCGAAGGACATTTGGCGATTCGCTACCATCACCGTTTTTATGTGTTGTCACGGTGGATTGTCGGCGGGAATCCTGCGTTTCGCCGCGCGCGTGCACTCGCAGATGGAATTGAAACGCTCGCTAGATTCCACAGCGTAAGCCATGGGTTTGACGAGTCTGTACCTCCGTCGCGCATGCGGGCATTGCGGATAAAGGAGACTTTCTCCCGGCAAAAACGGATACTCAAGCGTATCGATGGAGATTGGAGTCGAAGTGATTTTACCAATTTGTGCGCGCGCGCCATTCGGCAATTGGATGACCGTCGCGTTCAGCGCGCCATTGAACGAGAAGTTCAGGCACGGGCGGTCATCCATGGTGACTACAATTATCCGAACCTGGTCGTCGATAGACTTGGGCGCTATCACTTGATAGATTTTGACAACGCCTCTGTCCACGTCCGAATGGAAGATCTTGCTCATGTGTTACACCGCAATGCGCCATGGCAGGTGCATCAGATGTCGCGCTTAATCGAGGTATACGACCGCGTGCGCCCGCTCGCACAAGATGATTTGCACTTGCTCGTGGCACTCCTCCTTCAGCCATACCCGCTTATCCGAGCCCTGCGCGCTGGAAGATCGATTCACGCGATACAATCGCGCTTGCCAGGCACTTCACTTGTGAAACGCTATGTTCGGCAACTGGAGCAACTCGTCTAAATCATAGGTTGTTGTAATCGTCGTAATTGCCGTCATCGAAGCTGTCCGTATCGATTCCATCTTGATACGGATCTTGGATATCGTAATCTACGTCATTTGCGTAAGAAGGGTCGGGATTCGGATAGTTGTCATCGGCGGGCGAGCCATCGCCGCCGATAGGTCCTTCGTTTAACCTCTGC
Above is a genomic segment from Alicyclobacillus acidoterrestris containing:
- a CDS encoding glycosyltransferase family 4 protein, which gives rise to MKFTFPILTLCIGGAQRMLAEVTNGLVARGHDVTILMPPQGDVDYPVQARIIRTKEPYLRPEDYPVSDVIVSNYYLTVSSAALASASGKGLHVRFSLCYEPTFLPDNHLTFPTYQFTDKVIVLSEWQRQIIALNHGISGRIVPVGVSSTFRNLHRREQNTNLQITAIVRHAEGNWSWHRDQPYLITELERICASRPGVVVNLICPARELSISPTLQRLRESGRFVFHSPETDEALRDVYNMTDIFVNSSTYDSASIPGLEAMKCGAALVTTYSGGNADYCRHMDNCLLSYRYESRLAHDVLRLIDDAALRRRLAESGEREAEKWTWANSVEKFDSAIRAFTGH
- a CDS encoding phosphotransferase, with translation MTLFSEIEQAYGMQIESWQAIKDVYRVRTNAHGILCVKPYRIPMEEVSFILAVQEHVRNHNFQFVPATFRTAEGHLAIRYHHRFYVLSRWIVGGNPAFRRARALADGIETLARFHSVSHGFDESVPPSRMRALRIKETFSRQKRILKRIDGDWSRSDFTNLCARAIRQLDDRRVQRAIEREVQARAVIHGDYNYPNLVVDRLGRYHLIDFDNASVHVRMEDLAHVLHRNAPWQVHQMSRLIEVYDRVRPLAQDDLHLLVALLLQPYPLIRALRAGRSIHAIQSRLPGTSLVKRYVRQLEQLV